From the genome of Candidatus Cloacimonadota bacterium:
AAAGGGTGGAACAGGAAAAACTATTCTCTCCACAAATCTTGCTTCCTTATATGTTTTATCATTTTTAGTGTTTTTTTGTGTATTTCGTGGTAAAAAAAAAGAGCAATAGGATTATAAAAATGAAAATATCAATCGCAAGCGGAAAGGGTGGAACCGGAAAAACCACTCTTTCCACAAATTTAGCTTCTCTTATTGCAGAAGATAGGGAAGCCGTTCTAATTGACATTGACGTCGAAGAGCCGAACTCTGGTTTGTTTATAAAAAGCAAATTAGTTCACGAAGAAGATAAATTCAAAAAAATTCCCGAATGGAATTCCGAAACCTGTGCATTGTGTGGACAGTGTCAGGAAGTTTGCAATTTCCATGCTGTGATACAAATGATTGATGAAATAATCATATTTCCTCAATTATGTCACGGCTGTTATGCATGTTCGGAATTATGCCCCACGGATTCTCTGCCTATGATTTCAAAAAAAATGGGTGAGCTGAGACATTTTCACAAAGATAATTTAACTTTTATCGAAAGTCGTCTCGTTATTGGTGAAGAGCAAGCAGTTCCGCTTATTGCTTTGACAAATGATTATGTGGAAGAGAAATTCCCAAAAGATTACATAAAAATTTTTGATGCACCACCCGGAACTTCCTGCCCGGTGATCGAAGCAACAAAAGACTCAGATTTTGTGATTCTCGTTACAGAACCTACCCCGTTTGGCTTACACGATCTCAAACTTGCGGTGAATACGATGCGGAAATTGGAGAAAAAATTTGCTGTAGTGATAAATCGGCATGGTATTGGAAATGACGATGTAGAGAATTATTGTAAAGAAGAAAATATATCTCTCATCGCAAAAATTCCTAACAGTAGAAAAATTGCTGAACTCTATTCTTCCGGTGAATTATTGTATTCAAAAATCCCGGAAGTTAAATTGGAATTGGAGAAAATAATTAAATTTCTCAAAACGAATTATGAAAATTTATGGGAAAGGAGGATTTCATGAAAGAGATTGTAATCATTTCCGGAAAGGGTGGAACAGGCAAGACTTCTATCACAGCTTCTTTCGCTTATCTTGGCGGTAAGGATTTAGTTGTTGCGGATTGCGATGTGGATGCAGCAGATATGCATTTGTTGCTCAAACCTGATTTTGCTCAGGCTGAAGATTTTTACAGCGGAGAACTGGCGAAAATAAATCAGGAAAAATGCACAAAATGTGGAAAATGTGCAGACGTCTGCAGATTCGATGCAATTCCAGTTATTAACGGAAAATTCATCGTGCAAGACCTTGATTGCGAAGGTTGTGGCTACTGTGCTCGCATTTGCCCTGAAAATGCAATTTCTATGGAAGAAAATAATGTGGGAGAATGGATTATTTCCGAAATTAAAACTCATACAAAAATGGTACATGCAAGTATGGGAATCGGTGCGGAAAATTCCGGAAAATTGGTAGCAAAAGTGAAAAACGAAGCAAAACGGATTGCCAAAGAGGAAGGAAAGTATTATGTTTTGATAGATGGATCGCCCGGTATAGGTTGTCCGGTTGTGTCCTCCATTACTGGGGCAGACTTCGTTGTGCTTGTTACGGAACCCACAGTTTCCGGTTTGCATGATCTAAAACGCGTTTTTGAAATAGTAGAAAAATTTGATATAAGCGCTGGCTGTATTATCAACAAATTCGATCTCAATGAAGATAAAACCGAGGAAATAAAGCGATTCCTCTCTGAAAAAGAAATCATGCATATCGCAAATCTTCCTTATGATGAAACATTTACAAAAGCAATGACAATAGGCAAAACTATTGTAGAATATTCTGATAATAATTTAACAAAAACAATTTCTCAAAGTTGGGAAAAAATCAAACAAAAATTAAATTAACTAACTAAATAAATGAAATTTAACATTGTTTGCATAGTTAGTTACGATGAAAGGAAAAAATGAAAATTGCATTCACGGCAAAAGGAACAACATGGGATTCCGAAATGGATCCAAGATTTGGTAGAACAGAAT
Proteins encoded in this window:
- a CDS encoding ATP-binding protein; protein product: MKEIVIISGKGGTGKTSITASFAYLGGKDLVVADCDVDAADMHLLLKPDFAQAEDFYSGELAKINQEKCTKCGKCADVCRFDAIPVINGKFIVQDLDCEGCGYCARICPENAISMEENNVGEWIISEIKTHTKMVHASMGIGAENSGKLVAKVKNEAKRIAKEEGKYYVLIDGSPGIGCPVVSSITGADFVVLVTEPTVSGLHDLKRVFEIVEKFDISAGCIINKFDLNEDKTEEIKRFLSEKEIMHIANLPYDETFTKAMTIGKTIVEYSDNNLTKTISQSWEKIKQKLN
- a CDS encoding ATP-binding protein; protein product: MKISIASGKGGTGKTTLSTNLASLIAEDREAVLIDIDVEEPNSGLFIKSKLVHEEDKFKKIPEWNSETCALCGQCQEVCNFHAVIQMIDEIIIFPQLCHGCYACSELCPTDSLPMISKKMGELRHFHKDNLTFIESRLVIGEEQAVPLIALTNDYVEEKFPKDYIKIFDAPPGTSCPVIEATKDSDFVILVTEPTPFGLHDLKLAVNTMRKLEKKFAVVINRHGIGNDDVENYCKEENISLIAKIPNSRKIAELYSSGELLYSKIPEVKLELEKIIKFLKTNYENLWERRIS